Genomic DNA from Lactococcus garvieae:
TAGTCTTGATTTATCGACAATGATTACATCTAAAGGTTTTTATTATAATGATAATCCCCTCCTAAATATCCTCCTCCTTTTTATGGTGATTTTCTTTTTCTCATCTTTTGGTTTACTCGTAGGTACTTTCAATGATATGTTTACAGGTCTCAAGAAAATAATTATCTTATTGTTGGCTATGGCTCTACCAATCATCATTGCTACCCTTATCCAATTAGGAGGCGACTCAGCAAAAATACACTTTGCGAATTTCCTGAAATATATTTTAGGATACTCCAATAATCAAAGCACCCTTTCGTCTGTGCCTTTTATGCTTACCTTGTTCTTCTTTTCTGCCTTATGCTTTAGCATCCTTTTTGTACTTAATCATTATCATGAAGTTCGTCATAAAAGTGCATAGAAAACCTGTAAAAATGTACAAGAGCTGATTTTTATAGAATTTCTTGATATAATCTTGTTATATAAATTTCATAAGGGAGCAAAAAATGGCTTTAGCAAAAGTAGTTTATGCAAGTATGACAGGTAATACACAAGAGATCGCAGAGATCGTCGCTGATAAATTAGAAGATTTGGGACTGGATGTAGATTTGGATGAATGTACATCCGTTGATGCTGATGAGTTTGAAGAGGCTGATCTTTGTATCGTTGCCACTTATACTTACGGTGATGGGGAATTACCTGATGAAATCGTCGATTTCTATGAAGATTTGAAAGATGTTAATCTTGCTGGAAAAACTTTTGGTGTTTGTGGTTCAGGAGATACTTTCTACGATGACTTCTGTATCTGTGTCGATATGTTTGAAGAACAGTTTGGGCTCACAGGAGCTGAAAAAGGAGCTGAATCAGTCAAGGTAGATTTAAATGCGGAAGATGAAGATATCACTAATCTTGAAGCCTTTGCTGAAACATTAGCAGCTAAAGTTCAATAAAATAAAAAAACTGCAATTGCAGTTTTTTTATATACTGAACATAAGAATCCCTGCCGCAACTGCAACATTCAACGATTCGGCCTGACCCGGCATTTCAATATGAATCAATTTGTCTGCAGCTGCTACTGCTTCTGAGGTTACACCAGATCCTTCGTTCCCCATAATTAAGGCAAAACTGCTCTCTGCCACAAGCTCTTTGTGGCTAACTGAATTTTCAGATAGGGTGGTAACATACAGAGGAATTTCTGCATTTTTCAGTATCTCTAGGCTATCGATAAGCTTGATGGGGATATGAAAATTACTTCCTTGCATACTTCGCATGACCTTTGGTGCATAAACATCAGCTGTTTCTCCTAAGCAAAGTACAGCTGTATACCCCGCCGCATCAGCTGTGCGTATCATAGTACCTACATTCCCAGGATCTTGAACATTTTCTAGGACTAAAAATTTACCTTGATTAAACAGAACCTCTTGGGATTTGTGTGCCACTTCGGCTATTACTCCTTGCGGGGTTCCCGTATCAGATAAGCTCTTCAGTACTTCCGCACTTACCACCACAACTTTATCGCAGTTTGCGACTTTATCGTACTTATATTCTTCTACAAATATTTGTAAAATCTCAGCCTTAGAATTCATGGCTTCTTCAAGCAGATGAAAGCCTTCGATAAGATAAGATTTTTGACGATACTTTTTCTTAGTCAGGAGCTTACGTGCTTCTTTAATTTTTTTATTGTCTTTTGCTGTAATAATTTCCATTTGATATAATTATATCATAGATTACTTGAAGAATTTTTATTTTCCTACAAGGAGGTTGGTACGATGCATAAGGTAAAAATGATTGTTCATGGGCAGGTACAAGGCGTTGGCTTTCGCTATAGCACTGTCCTTATTGCAAGAGAACTGGGAATAAAAGGTCGCGTTTGGAACAATGCAGATGGTACGGTCGGTCTTCTGGCTCAATCAGATAGTCAGGCAGCTTTAAAAAGTTTTGAAATGAAGTTGCGTCAAGGGCCAACGCCCTTTGCCTCAGTTTCAAAGTTAGATATCAGCACCACAGACTTTTCAGACTTCAAAAATTTTGATATCAAATATTAATCACGCCTACTCAAAAGGCAAAAAGGACTGTCTCCGAGAGAAGTCCTTTTGTTTTACCAGTTAAAGAGGTTAAGCAACAAGAGATGCCATTTAACCTCATTTGCATAGTACATATTTCCGCCATTGACGTAAAGTTTTCCTTTACTGTTCATTAATGAATCAACTGTCACATGGTAATAGGTCGCATTTGACGTGTTTCCTAAACTGGGAGCAACTACGGTTCGTGAATATTTTTCTGCAAGTTCGAGATTATTTTTTCTGCCATTTTTGGCTACATAATCAACGTAAGATTGTCCAAAATTATAGGCTTGGACACCTGTCCAAATATCTACATTTTTATCTTCAGCGTATTCCAAAACTTTACACAGGTTTGCCACACCTTGTGCGATACTTTTATCTTCATCTGATATACTGTTTTGATTGCCATTTAAGCTCTCGCTCGACTGCATAACATCTGTAGCATTTCCTTTTGTCTCTGTATAAATAATTGCTAATGCTAGCTTTGTATCTCCTTCTAGCCCTTGAGCTTTAAGAGTTGCATCAACTGATTGTTCATACTTCATCACATTTTTTACATTTGTATAAGTTCTATGCACATAAAAAACTACTCCAACCACTGCTGCCAGTAGTGCAAGTTTAGTAAGTAGCTTCAAAATTTTCAACATCTGTCTATATCCTAATCATTTTTTCCGATGGTTCGTGTATCAATTTACTTATCATTTTATACCATCTTATGTTAAAAACTTCTCTAGCATTTCCACCTTTTTTTACTTATCACTGTTCATATTATTATTTAGGTTGGTGGAAATTTTTGTTAAAAAAGTCATACTTACATTCTAGACTAAAGGAAAGCCTTTTGTCAAATCTAATGCAAATTGTCGAACTTCTTGTAGTGCTACTTCATTATCTTTATTAGACAAAGCCTTGATGATTGCTTGAGCAATTTTACGACTTTCCTCTTCTTTCATGCCACGACTTGTAATCGCTGCTGCACCGATACGGACACCACTTGTCTTAAAGGGACTCAGTTCCTCACCTGGTACAGAGTTTTTATTAAGAGTAATATTGACAGTGTCTAGAAGATTTTGTGCTTCTTTACCATTGATACCTAACTCTGT
This window encodes:
- a CDS encoding ABC transporter permease: MKYKTAVEYKLLKQVISLGIFFVWWILFGIAFPIIGIWFSGSETGLSADVLFPIIFFSIIISFIGGGADFKFFIQNGLSRLDIFLVNLSTISLTSFITSILVFSLSKISFSSLDLSTMITSKGFYYNDNPLLNILLLFMVIFFFSSFGLLVGTFNDMFTGLKKIIILLLAMALPIIIATLIQLGGDSAKIHFANFLKYILGYSNNQSTLSSVPFMLTLFFFSALCFSILFVLNHYHEVRHKSA
- a CDS encoding flavodoxin, giving the protein MALAKVVYASMTGNTQEIAEIVADKLEDLGLDVDLDECTSVDADEFEEADLCIVATYTYGDGELPDEIVDFYEDLKDVNLAGKTFGVCGSGDTFYDDFCICVDMFEEQFGLTGAEKGAESVKVDLNAEDEDITNLEAFAETLAAKVQ
- a CDS encoding TrmH family RNA methyltransferase — encoded protein: MEIITAKDNKKIKEARKLLTKKKYRQKSYLIEGFHLLEEAMNSKAEILQIFVEEYKYDKVANCDKVVVVSAEVLKSLSDTGTPQGVIAEVAHKSQEVLFNQGKFLVLENVQDPGNVGTMIRTADAAGYTAVLCLGETADVYAPKVMRSMQGSNFHIPIKLIDSLEILKNAEIPLYVTTLSENSVSHKELVAESSFALIMGNEGSGVTSEAVAAADKLIHIEMPGQAESLNVAVAAGILMFSI
- a CDS encoding acylphosphatase; its protein translation is MHKVKMIVHGQVQGVGFRYSTVLIARELGIKGRVWNNADGTVGLLAQSDSQAALKSFEMKLRQGPTPFASVSKLDISTTDFSDFKNFDIKY
- a CDS encoding lysozyme family protein — its product is MLKILKLLTKLALLAAVVGVVFYVHRTYTNVKNVMKYEQSVDATLKAQGLEGDTKLALAIIYTETKGNATDVMQSSESLNGNQNSISDEDKSIAQGVANLCKVLEYAEDKNVDIWTGVQAYNFGQSYVDYVAKNGRKNNLELAEKYSRTVVAPSLGNTSNATYYHVTVDSLMNSKGKLYVNGGNMYYANEVKWHLLLLNLFNW